The following proteins come from a genomic window of Canis lupus familiaris isolate Mischka breed German Shepherd chromosome 31, alternate assembly UU_Cfam_GSD_1.0, whole genome shotgun sequence:
- the RBM11 gene encoding splicing regulator RBM11 isoform X3: MFPPQEEADRTVFVGNLEARVREEILYELFLQAGPLTKVTICKDREGKPKTFGFVCFKHPESVSYAIALLNGIRLYGRPINVQYRFGSSRSSEPANQSFENCIKINSHSYRNEEVVGRASFPMQFFPINTAALPQGYFFFQKMQWPAYNPALQLPYYEMAASLPNSTAASSSLNCVPDLEAGPSSYERTHQQPSDPDLYQTNKRKRQKQTSDSDSSTENKRGNEYSQKFRKCKKKKRF; the protein is encoded by the exons ATGTTCCCGCCTCAGGAGGAGGCCGACAGGACGGTGTTTGTGGGGAATTTAGAGGCCCGAGTTCGGGAAGAGATTCTTTACGAGCTGTTCCTTCAG GCTGGGCCATTAACCAAAGTGACTATATgcaaagacagagaaggaaaaccGAAGACTTTTGGATTTGTCTGCTTTAAACATCCTGAATCGGTGTCTTATGCCATAGCTTTGCTGAATGGAATTCGTTTATATGGAAGACCAATTAATGTACAGTATCGATTTG GGAGCTCTCGCTCTTCTGAACCAGCTAACCAAAGTTTTGAGAACTGTATTAAGATAAATTCACACAGCTACAG aaatgaagaagttgTGGGCAGAGCTTCCTTTCCCATGCAGTTCTTTCCAATAAATACTGCAGCTTTACCTcaaggatattttttctttcagaagatG CAGTGGCCTGCGTATAATCCAGCCCTCCAGCTTCCTTACTATGAGATGGCAGCATCACTTCCTAATAGCACAGCTGCGTCGTCTTCGCTAAATTGTGTTCCAGATCTGGAGGCTGGACCCAGCTCTTATGAACGGACTCACCAACAACCCAGTGACCCTGATCTTTATCAGACAAATAAACGAAAGCGGCAAAAACAAACCAGTGACAGTGATAGTAGCACAGAAAACAAGAGAGGAAATGAATATAGCCAAAAGTTCCGAAagtgtaagaaaaagaaaagattttag
- the RBM11 gene encoding splicing regulator RBM11 isoform X5 translates to MRPVPVRTVEPGGGGGTPSWPPQPPALSKGFAEAPWALGVSGKTGNSSVPALQAGPLTKVTICKDREGKPKTFGFVCFKHPESVSYAIALLNGIRLYGRPINVQYRFGSSRSSEPANQSFENCIKINSHSYRNEEVVGRASFPMQFFPINTAALPQGYFFFQKMWPAYNPALQLPYYEMAASLPNSTAASSSLNCVPDLEAGPSSYERTHQQPSDPDLYQTNKRKRQKQTSDSDSSTENKRGNEYSQKFRKCKKKKRF, encoded by the exons ATGCGCCCCGTCCCCGTGCGCACTGtcgagcccgggggggggggggggacgccgTCGTGgccccctcagcccccagccctgagTAAGGGCTTCGCGGAGGCCCCCTGGGCCTTGGGTGTCTCCGGCAAAACAGGAAACAGCTCTGTCCCTGCCCTGCAG GCTGGGCCATTAACCAAAGTGACTATATgcaaagacagagaaggaaaaccGAAGACTTTTGGATTTGTCTGCTTTAAACATCCTGAATCGGTGTCTTATGCCATAGCTTTGCTGAATGGAATTCGTTTATATGGAAGACCAATTAATGTACAGTATCGATTTG GGAGCTCTCGCTCTTCTGAACCAGCTAACCAAAGTTTTGAGAACTGTATTAAGATAAATTCACACAGCTACAG aaatgaagaagttgTGGGCAGAGCTTCCTTTCCCATGCAGTTCTTTCCAATAAATACTGCAGCTTTACCTcaaggatattttttctttcagaagatG TGGCCTGCGTATAATCCAGCCCTCCAGCTTCCTTACTATGAGATGGCAGCATCACTTCCTAATAGCACAGCTGCGTCGTCTTCGCTAAATTGTGTTCCAGATCTGGAGGCTGGACCCAGCTCTTATGAACGGACTCACCAACAACCCAGTGACCCTGATCTTTATCAGACAAATAAACGAAAGCGGCAAAAACAAACCAGTGACAGTGATAGTAGCACAGAAAACAAGAGAGGAAATGAATATAGCCAAAAGTTCCGAAagtgtaagaaaaagaaaagattttag
- the RBM11 gene encoding splicing regulator RBM11 isoform X4 has product MRPVPVRTVEPGGGGGTPSWPPQPPALSKGFAEAPWALGVSGKTGNSSVPALQAGPLTKVTICKDREGKPKTFGFVCFKHPESVSYAIALLNGIRLYGRPINVQYRFGSSRSSEPANQSFENCIKINSHSYRNEEVVGRASFPMQFFPINTAALPQGYFFFQKMQWPAYNPALQLPYYEMAASLPNSTAASSSLNCVPDLEAGPSSYERTHQQPSDPDLYQTNKRKRQKQTSDSDSSTENKRGNEYSQKFRKCKKKKRF; this is encoded by the exons ATGCGCCCCGTCCCCGTGCGCACTGtcgagcccgggggggggggggggacgccgTCGTGgccccctcagcccccagccctgagTAAGGGCTTCGCGGAGGCCCCCTGGGCCTTGGGTGTCTCCGGCAAAACAGGAAACAGCTCTGTCCCTGCCCTGCAG GCTGGGCCATTAACCAAAGTGACTATATgcaaagacagagaaggaaaaccGAAGACTTTTGGATTTGTCTGCTTTAAACATCCTGAATCGGTGTCTTATGCCATAGCTTTGCTGAATGGAATTCGTTTATATGGAAGACCAATTAATGTACAGTATCGATTTG GGAGCTCTCGCTCTTCTGAACCAGCTAACCAAAGTTTTGAGAACTGTATTAAGATAAATTCACACAGCTACAG aaatgaagaagttgTGGGCAGAGCTTCCTTTCCCATGCAGTTCTTTCCAATAAATACTGCAGCTTTACCTcaaggatattttttctttcagaagatG CAGTGGCCTGCGTATAATCCAGCCCTCCAGCTTCCTTACTATGAGATGGCAGCATCACTTCCTAATAGCACAGCTGCGTCGTCTTCGCTAAATTGTGTTCCAGATCTGGAGGCTGGACCCAGCTCTTATGAACGGACTCACCAACAACCCAGTGACCCTGATCTTTATCAGACAAATAAACGAAAGCGGCAAAAACAAACCAGTGACAGTGATAGTAGCACAGAAAACAAGAGAGGAAATGAATATAGCCAAAAGTTCCGAAagtgtaagaaaaagaaaagattttag
- the RBM11 gene encoding splicing regulator RBM11 isoform X1: protein MSKPPVSCKRSPLYTPGCPFESDGPLQPFIEPLRGKPEAGPLTKVTICKDREGKPKTFGFVCFKHPESVSYAIALLNGIRLYGRPINVQYRFGSSRSSEPANQSFENCIKINSHSYRNEEVVGRASFPMQFFPINTAALPQGYFFFQKMQWPAYNPALQLPYYEMAASLPNSTAASSSLNCVPDLEAGPSSYERTHQQPSDPDLYQTNKRKRQKQTSDSDSSTENKRGNEYSQKFRKCKKKKRF from the exons ATGAGTAAGCCTCCTGTCTCCTGTAAACGCTCACCTTTGTATACACCTGGGTGTCCCTTCGAAAGCGATGGACCCCTCCAGCCATTCATCGAACCGTTACGTGGCAAACCCGAA GCTGGGCCATTAACCAAAGTGACTATATgcaaagacagagaaggaaaaccGAAGACTTTTGGATTTGTCTGCTTTAAACATCCTGAATCGGTGTCTTATGCCATAGCTTTGCTGAATGGAATTCGTTTATATGGAAGACCAATTAATGTACAGTATCGATTTG GGAGCTCTCGCTCTTCTGAACCAGCTAACCAAAGTTTTGAGAACTGTATTAAGATAAATTCACACAGCTACAG aaatgaagaagttgTGGGCAGAGCTTCCTTTCCCATGCAGTTCTTTCCAATAAATACTGCAGCTTTACCTcaaggatattttttctttcagaagatG CAGTGGCCTGCGTATAATCCAGCCCTCCAGCTTCCTTACTATGAGATGGCAGCATCACTTCCTAATAGCACAGCTGCGTCGTCTTCGCTAAATTGTGTTCCAGATCTGGAGGCTGGACCCAGCTCTTATGAACGGACTCACCAACAACCCAGTGACCCTGATCTTTATCAGACAAATAAACGAAAGCGGCAAAAACAAACCAGTGACAGTGATAGTAGCACAGAAAACAAGAGAGGAAATGAATATAGCCAAAAGTTCCGAAagtgtaagaaaaagaaaagattttag